In Parasphingorhabdus halotolerans, a single window of DNA contains:
- a CDS encoding NAD(P)H-hydrate dehydratase, whose protein sequence is MINAGYILTAAEMRHAEQELMDSGVTVDQLMKRAGEGAAQLIWRISANSRTTVLCGPGNNGGDGYVIAQWLLEKGVDVTVAACSDPKTAAAKNAKSLWKGETMAIENAVQSPQVIDCVFGTGLTRAVSKELYGHIERLLSGAQNRIAVDLPSGVDTDTGHLLNPVSQYDFTIALGASKPAHFLEPARSVVGEIVGVDIGISKPSQFRVFLHRSLKVPGADDHKYSRGLVVIIAGKMHGAAQLAALAAQQSGAGYVKIFAPAGFLSPNHSIVVQTYSSPEELGQLLSDDRISMVVVGPGLGLGDQQSGVLKTAMASEKALLLDADALTLLGNDFVERVSNRDAPTIATPHQGEFARISGEFDDSKLTSARDLSRRSGATIALKGPDTVIAQPSGHTEINNEACHWLSTAGTGDVLSGIIASRYAVEKNCAKAASQGQWLHTRAAQLSGASFSPEQLIGNISKAMQESIS, encoded by the coding sequence ATGATCAATGCCGGTTACATCCTCACTGCAGCCGAGATGCGGCATGCAGAACAAGAGCTGATGGACTCTGGCGTTACCGTCGATCAATTGATGAAACGAGCAGGCGAGGGCGCGGCGCAACTCATTTGGCGTATTTCTGCCAATAGCCGCACAACCGTTTTATGCGGCCCCGGCAATAATGGCGGTGACGGATATGTGATCGCCCAATGGTTGCTGGAAAAAGGTGTCGACGTAACTGTTGCGGCCTGCAGTGATCCCAAAACGGCTGCCGCAAAAAACGCAAAATCGCTCTGGAAGGGCGAAACTATGGCAATCGAAAACGCTGTCCAGAGCCCGCAAGTTATTGATTGTGTGTTCGGCACAGGATTGACAAGAGCGGTGTCCAAAGAACTCTATGGCCACATAGAACGCCTTCTTTCGGGCGCGCAGAATCGGATCGCGGTCGACTTGCCGAGCGGTGTTGATACGGACACGGGGCACTTGCTGAATCCGGTATCTCAATACGACTTCACAATTGCTTTGGGCGCGTCCAAGCCCGCGCACTTCCTGGAGCCGGCACGAAGCGTCGTCGGCGAGATAGTTGGGGTCGACATCGGAATTTCAAAGCCGTCCCAATTTCGTGTCTTTTTGCACCGGTCGCTGAAAGTACCGGGCGCGGACGATCATAAATATAGCCGTGGGCTTGTCGTGATCATTGCCGGAAAAATGCACGGCGCGGCGCAACTTGCCGCTTTGGCCGCGCAGCAATCGGGCGCGGGCTATGTGAAAATATTTGCTCCTGCCGGGTTCCTGTCTCCCAATCACAGTATCGTCGTGCAGACATATTCCAGCCCGGAAGAATTGGGGCAGCTGTTGTCGGATGACCGAATATCGATGGTCGTTGTAGGCCCCGGCTTAGGCTTGGGCGATCAACAATCAGGGGTTTTGAAAACTGCGATGGCTTCAGAAAAAGCATTGTTACTGGATGCAGATGCTTTGACATTACTCGGGAACGATTTTGTTGAACGGGTCAGCAACCGCGACGCTCCAACAATCGCGACGCCACATCAAGGAGAGTTTGCCAGAATATCTGGCGAGTTCGATGATTCAAAACTGACTTCTGCTCGGGATTTGTCCCGCAGAAGTGGCGCGACCATTGCTCTGAAGGGGCCTGACACCGTGATAGCCCAACCAAGCGGCCACACAGAGATCAACAATGAAGCCTGTCATTGGCTTTCTACAGCGGGAACCGGCGATGTGCTGTCCGGTATCATCGCATCGCGCTATGCGGTTGAAAAAAATTGCGCTAAGGCGGCATCACAGGGACAATGGCTCCATACCCGCGCCGCGCAGCTTTCCGGGGCGTCTTTTTCGCCTGAGCAACTGATCGGTAACATCTCGAAAGCGATGCAGGAAAGCATATCATGA
- a CDS encoding transglycosylase SLT domain-containing protein has product MKIALTAAFLALPYNAVMADDGGALLYQSASVAKDVPSQLKRNQSEHYRSLFKAMESNQWDVAKNLIDQAPDGPLKSIAKAEYFLAPNSPRAELGPLLTLVNEAPQIPQAEQLGRLATTRGAQILPALPERRRLSYIPGADNRGKPNSVESDSTANSIRGQILSFIKTDSPQSAESLLSERAGAMSSEARTELEQRIAWSYYIENDDAAALRMARKAQGGSGTWVVHADWVAGLASWRLNDCVSASDAFDRVARRGDNAELRAAGLYWGARSDMKCGKPQNVQGKLQTAAKQDDSFYGLLAAEALGMVNAKTESAEKFEKADWRTLERHENVKAAIALVEIGEDALADEVLRHQATIGDDNDHGALVKLARELSLPRTQLWLSYNAPRGFKPDVQARYPAPKWTPDGGWRVDPALVYAHTLQESAFRVKAVSPANAIGLMQVRPGTAGDIARANGKSFSQSDLFKVSTNLEYGQSYLEYLGKSSITGGKLPKIAAAYNAGPGAVQKWNSEVRDNDDPLLFMESIPYVETRGYVSIILRNYWIYEQQAGIKSSSAHIMAQNKWPSFPNRPGRNQTQFTAR; this is encoded by the coding sequence TTGAAAATTGCTCTCACCGCCGCTTTCTTAGCCCTCCCTTACAACGCTGTTATGGCCGACGATGGAGGAGCGCTGCTTTACCAAAGTGCATCGGTTGCCAAAGATGTGCCGTCGCAGCTTAAACGAAACCAGTCCGAGCATTACCGATCCCTGTTCAAAGCGATGGAAAGCAATCAGTGGGATGTCGCCAAGAATCTTATTGATCAGGCACCCGACGGCCCCTTAAAATCCATTGCGAAAGCCGAGTATTTTCTGGCCCCTAACTCCCCTCGAGCGGAATTGGGGCCCTTGCTGACGTTGGTCAACGAGGCACCACAAATCCCGCAAGCGGAACAATTGGGACGTCTGGCGACCACAAGAGGCGCGCAGATACTCCCCGCATTGCCGGAGCGCAGACGTCTGTCCTATATTCCCGGCGCGGATAATCGTGGTAAGCCCAACTCCGTAGAAAGTGACAGCACAGCTAATAGCATTCGCGGACAGATATTGAGTTTCATCAAGACGGATTCTCCGCAATCGGCAGAGTCGCTATTATCTGAGCGCGCTGGCGCTATGTCTTCGGAAGCCCGGACGGAACTCGAGCAACGCATTGCCTGGTCCTATTATATTGAAAATGACGACGCTGCCGCCCTGCGCATGGCGCGCAAGGCACAAGGCGGCAGCGGCACATGGGTCGTTCATGCCGATTGGGTCGCTGGTCTGGCATCTTGGCGGTTAAATGATTGCGTATCGGCGAGCGACGCTTTTGATAGAGTGGCGCGGCGTGGTGACAATGCCGAGTTAAGAGCCGCTGGTCTCTATTGGGGTGCGCGTTCTGACATGAAATGTGGCAAACCGCAGAATGTGCAAGGCAAGCTCCAGACAGCGGCGAAGCAGGACGACAGTTTTTACGGACTATTGGCTGCCGAGGCACTTGGCATGGTGAACGCCAAAACGGAATCTGCTGAAAAATTCGAAAAAGCGGATTGGAGAACACTGGAAAGACATGAAAATGTCAAAGCCGCCATTGCTCTAGTAGAAATTGGCGAAGACGCTCTGGCCGATGAAGTGTTGCGTCACCAAGCGACAATCGGCGATGATAACGATCATGGGGCGCTGGTAAAATTGGCTCGCGAATTGAGCCTTCCCCGTACCCAGTTGTGGCTTTCGTATAATGCGCCGCGCGGATTTAAACCCGATGTACAAGCGCGTTATCCGGCACCTAAATGGACACCTGATGGTGGATGGCGCGTCGATCCTGCACTGGTTTATGCGCATACGCTCCAAGAGTCAGCGTTTCGCGTCAAGGCAGTGAGCCCGGCAAACGCTATCGGTTTGATGCAAGTACGTCCCGGAACTGCCGGAGATATTGCGCGCGCTAATGGCAAAAGCTTTTCGCAATCCGACCTTTTCAAAGTGTCGACTAATCTGGAATATGGCCAATCCTATCTGGAGTACCTCGGGAAATCTTCTATCACCGGCGGCAAGTTGCCCAAAATCGCTGCCGCTTACAATGCTGGCCCCGGCGCGGTGCAAAAATGGAATAGCGAAGTGCGAGACAATGATGATCCGCTGCTATTCATGGAAAGCATCCCCTATGTCGAAACGCGCGGCTATGTTTCCATTATTCTCAGAAATTACTGGATTTACGAGCAACAAGCCGGAATAAAATCATCCAGCGCGCATATTATGGCGCAAAATAAATGGCCAAGCTTTCCGAATAGACCGGGAAGAAACCAGACCCAGTTTACGGCACGCTAA
- a CDS encoding electron transfer flavoprotein-ubiquinone oxidoreductase, with product MSERESMPYDVVIVGGGPAGLSAAIRFKQLADEANKDLSVCILEKGSEIGAHILSGAVVDPKALDELLPNWREEDCPMAQTPVTENHHWVLTKKKKYPLPHLMTPSFMHNKGTYTGSLGNLCRWLGERAENMGVEIFPGFAAAEILYNEDGSVKGVATGDMGIARDGSHKPEYEPGLELHAKYTFFAEGVRGHLTKILKKQFALDADSEPQIYGLGIKELWDIDPAKHEPGRVIHTQGWPLSEGANGGGFLYHQADGQVALGFVTWLNYENPYLSPFEEMQRWKTHPEIRKILEGGKRVSYGARAINDGGFQAVPKLYFPGGALIGCSAGFVNVPRIKGTHTAMKTGMMAAEAAFEAIIAERTSDELAAYGDAYENSWVREELRVVRNVLPNVEKYGDFLGTIFSGINMWAENLKIEMPFTMKLHPDHLQTKRAEHCRPIKYPKPDGVITFDRLSSVFLSNTNHEEDQPVHLQLKDPSIPVDVNLPVFAGPSQRYCPAGVYEFVEDEAGNPKFQINAQNCVHCKTCDIKDPMQNINWVVPEGGGGPNYPNM from the coding sequence ATGAGTGAACGAGAATCAATGCCTTATGACGTCGTTATCGTCGGCGGCGGCCCTGCAGGGCTGAGCGCGGCGATCCGTTTCAAACAATTGGCTGACGAAGCAAACAAAGATTTGTCGGTTTGCATTCTCGAAAAAGGGTCAGAAATTGGCGCGCACATTCTCTCTGGCGCTGTGGTTGATCCCAAAGCCCTGGATGAACTTTTGCCGAATTGGCGCGAAGAAGATTGTCCAATGGCACAAACGCCGGTGACGGAAAACCATCATTGGGTTCTGACAAAAAAGAAGAAATACCCGCTTCCGCATCTGATGACACCGTCGTTCATGCACAACAAGGGAACCTACACCGGTTCTCTCGGCAATCTTTGTCGCTGGCTAGGAGAACGCGCCGAGAATATGGGCGTAGAGATTTTTCCGGGGTTCGCCGCAGCGGAAATTCTTTATAATGAAGATGGTTCTGTGAAGGGCGTGGCCACCGGTGACATGGGCATTGCAAGAGATGGAAGCCACAAACCTGAATATGAACCAGGTCTGGAACTCCACGCAAAATATACATTTTTTGCCGAAGGTGTCCGCGGGCATCTCACCAAGATATTGAAAAAGCAATTTGCACTGGACGCCGATAGCGAACCACAGATTTATGGCTTGGGTATTAAAGAGCTCTGGGACATTGATCCGGCCAAACATGAACCGGGCCGCGTCATTCACACGCAAGGGTGGCCGCTTAGCGAAGGCGCCAATGGTGGCGGTTTTCTTTATCATCAGGCTGATGGTCAAGTCGCATTGGGTTTTGTAACATGGCTCAACTACGAGAACCCCTATCTTTCGCCCTTTGAGGAAATGCAGCGCTGGAAGACACATCCGGAAATTCGCAAAATTCTGGAAGGCGGCAAACGTGTCTCTTATGGCGCGCGCGCGATTAACGACGGCGGATTTCAAGCCGTTCCAAAGTTATATTTCCCCGGCGGTGCGCTGATCGGATGCTCGGCAGGCTTTGTAAACGTTCCCCGGATCAAAGGCACGCACACCGCAATGAAGACAGGTATGATGGCGGCAGAAGCGGCTTTCGAGGCCATTATTGCGGAACGGACCAGCGATGAACTTGCTGCCTATGGAGATGCCTATGAAAATAGCTGGGTGCGCGAAGAACTTCGCGTTGTTCGCAATGTCTTGCCCAATGTCGAAAAATATGGGGACTTCCTCGGAACGATTTTTTCCGGAATCAACATGTGGGCCGAGAATTTGAAAATCGAAATGCCGTTCACCATGAAACTGCACCCTGACCACCTGCAGACAAAACGAGCGGAGCATTGTCGCCCGATCAAATATCCAAAGCCAGATGGCGTGATTACCTTTGACCGTTTGTCATCTGTGTTCCTTTCCAACACCAACCACGAGGAAGATCAACCGGTTCATTTGCAACTCAAAGATCCCAGTATTCCGGTCGATGTGAATCTTCCGGTATTTGCCGGACCTTCACAACGTTACTGCCCTGCAGGTGTATATGAATTTGTCGAAGATGAAGCAGGCAACCCAAAATTTCAAATCAACGCGCAAAATTGCGTACACTGCAAAACCTGCGATATTAAGGATCCCATGCAGAACATCAACTGGGTCGTTCCCGAAGGCGGCGGAGGTCCCAATTACCCAAATATGTAA
- the ilvD gene encoding dihydroxy-acid dehydratase, with amino-acid sequence MTRKFDKAKLPSRHVSVGPERAPQRSYYYAMGMDEEDIAKPFVGIASAGNDSAPCNTLLDAQANIARQGVIEAGGTPRRFNTITVTDGIAMGHQGMKSSLVSREVIADSVELSVRGHCYDAVIGYAGCDKSLPGMMMAMLRLNVPSIFVYGGSILPGRFHDRDVTVVDVFEAVGQHSAGNCPLQELIELEKIACPGHGACGGQFTANTMACVAEAIGLSLPNSNMAPAPYESRDDMAIAAGRQIMELIALNLRPRDICTREAFQNAARVVAATGGSTNAALHLPAMASEAGIDFDLFDVAETFKTTPYLADLKPGGKYVARDMHDAGGVYMLMKTMMENGLLHGNCMTVSGKTLGENIDEITWNPDQKVIYDVKNAITETGGVVGLKGSLAPEGAIVKVAGMARLQFRGPAQVFECEEDAYAAVEQRQIKEGAVVIIRNEGPKGGPGMREMLATTAALYGQGMGEKVALITDGRFSGATRGFCIGHVGPEAADGGPIGLIEEGDMINIDAEAGIIDLEVNDAILAERKTRYVPHGNDYASGALWRYAQNVGPAYKGATTHPGAKAEKHVYADI; translated from the coding sequence ATGACCCGGAAATTCGATAAAGCCAAGTTGCCCAGTCGCCACGTCAGCGTGGGACCGGAACGGGCGCCGCAGCGTAGCTATTATTACGCAATGGGCATGGATGAAGAAGATATTGCAAAGCCATTTGTCGGTATTGCGTCAGCAGGCAACGACAGCGCGCCGTGCAATACCTTGCTGGATGCACAAGCCAATATCGCGCGGCAAGGCGTCATTGAAGCTGGCGGAACGCCGCGGCGGTTTAATACGATCACGGTGACGGATGGAATCGCCATGGGTCACCAAGGGATGAAATCATCGCTGGTTTCCCGCGAAGTTATAGCAGATTCCGTTGAACTCAGTGTTCGCGGCCATTGCTATGACGCGGTCATTGGATATGCGGGCTGTGATAAAAGCCTGCCCGGCATGATGATGGCGATGCTCCGGCTCAATGTGCCATCGATTTTTGTCTATGGCGGATCGATATTACCCGGGCGTTTTCACGATCGTGATGTAACGGTTGTTGATGTGTTCGAGGCAGTTGGCCAACACAGCGCAGGAAACTGTCCGTTGCAGGAATTGATTGAGCTGGAAAAAATCGCTTGCCCGGGTCACGGCGCATGCGGTGGTCAGTTTACCGCCAATACAATGGCCTGCGTTGCGGAAGCTATTGGACTATCCTTACCAAACAGCAATATGGCACCGGCACCATATGAAAGCCGGGATGACATGGCTATCGCGGCCGGTCGTCAGATCATGGAGCTCATCGCACTTAATCTGCGTCCACGGGATATTTGCACCAGAGAGGCTTTCCAAAACGCGGCGCGCGTAGTGGCTGCAACCGGCGGCTCGACCAACGCAGCCTTGCATCTCCCGGCAATGGCGAGTGAGGCGGGAATCGACTTTGACCTGTTTGATGTCGCAGAAACGTTCAAAACCACGCCGTATCTGGCTGACCTGAAACCTGGCGGGAAATATGTCGCGCGAGACATGCATGATGCCGGCGGTGTTTACATGCTGATGAAAACCATGATGGAAAACGGCTTGCTGCACGGCAACTGCATGACAGTGTCCGGCAAGACGCTAGGCGAAAATATTGATGAGATAACATGGAATCCCGATCAAAAGGTCATATACGATGTGAAAAACGCTATTACCGAAACCGGCGGCGTCGTGGGCCTGAAAGGTTCGCTTGCTCCCGAAGGCGCGATTGTGAAAGTTGCCGGGATGGCGCGCCTCCAATTTAGAGGTCCGGCACAGGTCTTTGAGTGTGAAGAAGATGCTTACGCCGCAGTTGAACAGCGACAAATCAAGGAAGGCGCAGTCGTCATCATCCGCAACGAAGGCCCAAAAGGCGGCCCGGGCATGCGTGAGATGCTCGCCACTACGGCAGCACTTTACGGGCAAGGCATGGGCGAAAAAGTGGCCTTGATCACTGATGGCCGCTTTTCAGGTGCGACCAGAGGCTTTTGTATCGGCCATGTTGGTCCGGAGGCGGCTGATGGCGGCCCGATTGGATTGATCGAAGAAGGTGATATGATCAATATCGATGCTGAGGCTGGAATCATCGATCTCGAGGTAAACGATGCTATCTTGGCCGAACGCAAAACGCGCTACGTGCCACATGGTAATGATTATGCATCCGGCGCGCTTTGGCGCTATGCACAAAACGTAGGTCCAGCCTATAAAGGCGCGACAACCCATCCGGGAGCGAAGGCAGAAAAACATGTATACGCGGACATTTAG
- a CDS encoding 4-(cytidine 5'-diphospho)-2-C-methyl-D-erythritol kinase, which yields MLLDDIHTETAFAKINLALHVRARLPNGYHELETIFAFLQSGDTLMVTASDEISLEIFGLFGEELSNTNNLVLDAAQLMRPLAKTGCGAALSLQKYLPIASGIGGGSADAAATMRLLNRFWGINLPEASLMELAAPLGADVPACISSKTCRATGIGHDMEPIEDDSLDGSWVVLVNPLVQISTAQVFGAWDGVDRGALANGPLKKTILSGRNDLQDVAISFAPEIAEILELLEESDALFSRMSGSGATCFALFNSKLAAQNMIQELRANFPGFWTMMDTLK from the coding sequence GTGTTATTGGATGACATCCACACCGAAACCGCGTTCGCGAAGATAAACCTCGCTCTGCACGTCCGCGCGCGTCTGCCCAACGGCTATCATGAGCTGGAAACAATTTTTGCTTTTTTGCAAAGCGGCGACACGTTGATGGTAACCGCATCTGATGAAATTTCGCTAGAGATATTCGGTCTCTTCGGTGAAGAACTGAGTAACACAAATAACCTTGTCTTGGACGCAGCGCAGCTTATGCGACCTCTCGCCAAAACAGGCTGTGGCGCAGCCTTAAGTTTGCAGAAATACCTGCCAATAGCATCGGGAATCGGTGGAGGTTCGGCCGATGCCGCTGCAACTATGCGGTTGTTGAACAGATTTTGGGGCATAAACTTGCCTGAGGCTTCGCTCATGGAGCTGGCAGCGCCGCTTGGAGCCGATGTGCCCGCTTGTATATCGAGCAAAACCTGCCGCGCGACCGGCATCGGTCACGACATGGAACCAATAGAAGATGACAGCCTTGACGGGTCATGGGTAGTGCTCGTCAATCCGCTTGTGCAGATCTCCACTGCGCAGGTTTTTGGAGCATGGGATGGAGTTGACCGTGGTGCGCTTGCAAACGGGCCTTTGAAAAAAACAATATTATCAGGTCGAAATGATCTTCAGGATGTCGCGATTTCATTTGCACCTGAAATTGCCGAAATTCTGGAACTTTTAGAAGAATCTGACGCCCTGTTTTCCAGAATGTCGGGATCAGGAGCCACGTGTTTTGCGCTGTTCAATTCAAAACTCGCTGCACAAAATATGATTCAGGAATTAAGGGCTAACTTTCCGGGCTTTTGGACCATGATGGATACACTCAAATGA
- a CDS encoding tetratricopeptide repeat protein translates to MLLVSVNAEAKRTTETDPLNRFVEARLIESSDRQAAAVIYADALKSAPENALLAGKSYVKSVEVGDFELAVNAIRALELRGSLDAEMPLLLFVDAYSKKNWQGANTALLELESLRNFGFAVPLLKAWIANEKGEDFAPYLAEAKKDNTAAFYHDDQLLLHYLQAGDTKARSLISAIVQLNDVRSGPVRIIAARHYLDQDRQDLALHILRFKRTGPEARLHELITNGEGTAAARKITSKSGMAYLFQRLSADLLQQRANFLALVNAQLSERLVSDYDFSKLILGQAYNATDNQKQSIASFAAIDKSSPYHLVGLNSEISGYLATNQFEQAHQRLDSLIPSDKAPPEYFILKGQVFQSEANFSAAAEMFTLAVNAAETRGFSDNLMANYWLALGGAQEQAGQWPEGLASLQKANELQPNSANILNYLGYAQLERRENTVEALAVIEKAHELRSNSPAIKDSLGWAYYLNGQNSRALEYLEDALSGQPQDATINEHLGDVYWSIGRKYEARYAWRSARLFAEADDQKRLSDKIDAGLTPELVSP, encoded by the coding sequence ATGCTGTTGGTATCCGTCAACGCGGAGGCAAAGCGCACCACCGAAACGGACCCGCTAAACCGGTTTGTTGAAGCGAGACTCATAGAATCAAGCGACCGGCAAGCTGCTGCTGTAATTTATGCTGATGCCCTTAAATCTGCGCCAGAGAATGCTCTTTTGGCTGGTAAATCCTATGTAAAATCCGTCGAGGTTGGAGATTTCGAACTCGCTGTAAACGCCATACGCGCACTCGAACTGCGCGGCAGCCTTGATGCTGAAATGCCGTTGCTTTTGTTTGTCGATGCCTATTCCAAAAAAAACTGGCAGGGCGCGAATACGGCGCTACTTGAACTGGAATCGTTGCGGAACTTCGGTTTCGCCGTTCCGTTGCTCAAGGCCTGGATAGCAAACGAAAAGGGAGAGGACTTTGCTCCGTATCTCGCCGAGGCCAAAAAGGATAATACCGCTGCTTTCTATCATGATGATCAATTATTGCTGCATTATCTCCAAGCCGGAGACACCAAAGCACGTTCGCTGATATCAGCTATCGTACAGCTGAACGATGTAAGATCCGGACCCGTTCGGATAATTGCGGCCCGCCACTATCTCGATCAGGATAGACAGGATTTGGCACTACACATATTACGGTTCAAGCGCACCGGACCCGAAGCCAGATTGCATGAACTTATTACCAACGGTGAAGGTACGGCGGCCGCTAGAAAAATCACCAGTAAATCCGGTATGGCCTATCTTTTCCAAAGACTATCAGCGGATTTACTTCAACAAAGGGCCAATTTTCTGGCACTTGTCAACGCCCAGCTCAGCGAGCGACTTGTGTCCGACTATGATTTCAGCAAATTGATATTGGGGCAGGCTTATAACGCCACAGACAATCAGAAGCAGTCCATTGCAAGTTTTGCTGCAATCGATAAATCTAGCCCTTACCATCTCGTAGGCCTAAACTCGGAAATTTCGGGCTATCTTGCCACTAACCAGTTTGAACAGGCCCATCAGCGGCTGGATAGCTTAATCCCAAGTGACAAAGCTCCGCCGGAATATTTTATATTGAAGGGCCAAGTTTTCCAATCCGAGGCAAATTTCAGCGCCGCTGCCGAGATGTTCACATTGGCAGTTAACGCAGCTGAAACTCGGGGATTTTCAGACAATCTGATGGCAAATTACTGGCTGGCGCTTGGCGGAGCGCAAGAACAAGCAGGCCAATGGCCTGAGGGTTTGGCGTCGTTACAAAAGGCTAATGAACTGCAGCCCAATTCTGCCAATATCTTAAACTATCTTGGCTACGCGCAACTCGAACGTCGGGAAAATACAGTGGAAGCGCTGGCTGTGATTGAAAAGGCGCACGAACTGCGTTCAAATTCGCCAGCGATAAAGGATTCACTGGGATGGGCCTATTATTTGAACGGTCAAAATAGCCGTGCACTTGAATATCTTGAGGACGCGTTGTCTGGTCAACCCCAGGATGCCACGATTAACGAGCATCTTGGCGACGTATATTGGTCCATCGGCAGGAAATATGAAGCGCGTTACGCTTGGCGGTCTGCGAGACTCTTTGCCGAAGCTGATGATCAGAAACGTCTATCGGACAAGATTGACGCAGGGCTTACGCCTGAGTTGGTATCACCCTAG
- a CDS encoding uracil-DNA glycosylase family protein, which produces MNFSAPNNGGPSPQDLIASLQDWWALAGVDTNFVGEPMSLLEQGVKIERTPQMVSETAVSRLPRATEDAPSKAATAVSENYPLELVAFVNQLSKPENLIEAQWARDFVLPKGNQNPEIMVIVAMPEAQGLANDSYYAPAERQLVLNMLKAIGCNELNSYFSALSLGRTIDGRLDHSCFEMLKKRALHHIDLVDPKRIIVFGDTAARIFFDQDFLMARQKKQYINHVSSKTEAIATFHPRILLHRPELKADAWKDLQMLTRIADL; this is translated from the coding sequence ATGAATTTTTCTGCTCCAAACAATGGCGGTCCCTCTCCGCAGGACTTGATAGCAAGTCTGCAAGACTGGTGGGCACTCGCTGGCGTCGACACAAATTTCGTCGGTGAACCGATGTCATTGTTGGAGCAAGGCGTAAAAATTGAGCGGACGCCGCAAATGGTTTCCGAAACGGCCGTATCCCGTTTGCCAAGGGCAACAGAAGACGCCCCATCCAAAGCTGCTACGGCTGTTAGCGAAAATTATCCACTCGAACTTGTAGCCTTTGTTAATCAGCTGTCTAAACCGGAAAACTTGATAGAAGCGCAATGGGCAAGAGATTTTGTCCTGCCCAAAGGAAACCAAAATCCTGAAATCATGGTAATTGTCGCTATGCCGGAGGCTCAGGGCCTAGCGAATGATAGCTACTATGCACCGGCAGAGCGTCAATTGGTTTTGAACATGCTGAAAGCGATTGGTTGCAACGAGCTAAACAGCTATTTTTCGGCCTTGTCGTTGGGACGTACGATTGATGGCCGGCTTGATCATTCCTGCTTCGAGATGCTCAAAAAACGCGCGTTACACCATATCGATCTGGTGGACCCCAAGCGTATCATAGTGTTTGGTGACACTGCTGCACGCATATTTTTTGATCAAGATTTTTTGATGGCGCGTCAAAAGAAACAATATATTAACCATGTTTCATCCAAAACGGAGGCAATCGCAACGTTCCACCCGCGGATCCTGCTCCATCGGCCTGAACTCAAAGCCGACGCCTGGAAGGATTTGCAAATGTTAACAAGGATAGCCGACCTGTGA
- a CDS encoding N-formylglutamate amidohydrolase has product MTTPFEIVGIPTDNSILIVADHASNTVPANIDLGISQSFLEDHIAYDIGSAAVSREMALRSGYLAILAGYSRLVVDLNRYPDEEAVIPLRSDGVEIPNNLLDLPDRVDRIDRYFKPYHQRVAQLIADIRPSLVVALHSFTPKLRSNPQLERPWDVGVMYNDYETAPRMALQFLEEEQLVVGDQLPYSGKDLNATMNRQAEAIGQPYIGIEIRQDHITEEKGQKRFAEILIRVCNKIQTGLA; this is encoded by the coding sequence ATGACGACACCCTTTGAAATAGTTGGAATTCCGACTGACAATTCCATTCTCATCGTCGCCGATCATGCATCGAATACAGTGCCTGCCAATATTGATTTGGGGATTTCGCAGAGTTTCCTAGAAGATCATATCGCGTATGATATAGGAAGCGCCGCTGTCTCGAGGGAGATGGCGCTGAGATCTGGTTATCTCGCAATCCTGGCTGGATATTCGCGCCTCGTTGTCGATCTCAATCGCTATCCCGATGAAGAGGCGGTAATTCCATTGCGCAGCGATGGTGTGGAGATTCCGAACAACCTGCTCGATCTGCCGGACAGAGTCGATCGGATAGACAGGTATTTTAAGCCTTATCACCAGCGTGTTGCGCAGCTTATCGCCGATATAAGACCAAGCCTTGTTGTAGCGTTACACAGCTTCACGCCAAAGCTGAGATCAAACCCGCAGCTTGAGCGGCCCTGGGACGTCGGTGTGATGTACAACGATTACGAGACCGCTCCGCGTATGGCACTGCAGTTTCTTGAGGAGGAGCAATTGGTTGTCGGCGATCAATTGCCGTATTCCGGTAAGGATCTAAATGCGACAATGAACCGTCAGGCAGAAGCAATCGGGCAACCCTATATCGGGATTGAAATAAGGCAGGACCATATCACCGAAGAAAAAGGTCAAAAGCGGTTTGCCGAAATTCTGATTAGAGTATGCAATAAGATACAAACAGGGCTTGCTTGA